A window of Streptomyces sp. NBC_01241 genomic DNA:
CCGGAGCGGTCCTGTGAGCCGACGGGCCCTGCGGAGAAGCAACCGGACCTTTCGCCGCCGCTTCGGCCGGAAGACCGATCCGACAACAGAAACGCGGTGACGGCATGGGATGGATCGTGGCGGTGATCGCCGTCGCCGCTGCCGTGGCTGCGGCGGTCCGCGCGCAGAACGCGGCCCGCTCGGAGCACCTGGCCCTGGCCCGCGCCGAGCTGGCCGAACGGCAGTCGAAGGCCGCCGAGGCCCGTACTGCCGCCCTCACCGACGAGATCCGGCAGCTGGCCCGCAGGCGGATACCCGCCACCGCGCTCGCCCTCTCCCACCCCACCGCCCGGGTCCCCGGACTGCGGGAGGCGGCCGAGGTCGACGGCGAGGCCGCCCGGCTCCTCACCGAGGCCGTACAGGCCGCCCGCACAGCGGTCGTCGAGGAGCGCGGGCGCGTCGACGCCGCCGCCCGCGCGGCGATGCGCGGCACCTCCGCCAAGATCCAGTCCCTGCTCAACCAGTCCCAGCAGTTGCTGCACGAGCTCCAGCACGAGTACGACGACCCACGGATCCTGCAACTGGACTTCCGTAACGAACTGGCACTGCGGCGCACCCAGTCCACCGCCGTGCTCTGCGACGCCTGGCCGGGGCTCGCCCGCCAGAACTCGCCGCTCGTCGAGATCGTGCTCGGCGCCCAGTCCCGGGTCGCCGGCTACGAACGGATCAAGGTCGCCAACCACCTGCGCGAGGAACGGCTCGCGCTCGTCGCCCGCGCCGCCGAACCCCTCGCCATCGCGCTCGCCGAACTGCTGGCCAACGCCACCGCCTACTCGCACCCCGACACCGATGTCCAGGTGACCGTCCAGCAGAGCGGTGGCCGTGGCGCGTTCCTGATCGTCGACGACGCGGGCATCGGCATGGACGACGACGCGCTCGACCGGGCCCGCGCCCTGCTGGCGGGGCCGTCCGAAGTGCTCCTGACGGAGCTGGGCGACCCGCCGCAGACCGGCTTCGCCGTCGTCGGCCGGCTCGTCGTGCAGTACGGCTTCGACTGCCACATCGAGGCTTCGCCGTTCGGCGGAATGCGTACGATCCTGCGCGTCCCCGCCCACCTCCTGACCGTGCTGGAGGAGGACCGCAGCCTGTCCGCCCTCGCCCCGAAACCGGTGCAGGCGCACGCCTCTTCGCCCGCCTCCGCCCCCGCCACCCCGCAGCCCGCCGCCGCGCCGCAAGCCACGGGCGGGCACTTTGCCGAGCTGCCCAGCCGACGCCGACGCTCACCCCGGCCGACCCCGGCCCGGTCCGCGTCCGCCGCCACCCGGGACCGTGGAGCCGCCACCCGGGACCACAAAGAGGTGTCCCGTACACCCGAACAGGCCGAGGCTTCCTGGGCGGCACTCCAGCAAGGCACCCTCAACGGCAGAGGCGTCGCCGGACGGCCGACCGCACCGGCACCGGCCGACCACGAGGACGACCACGAACACCGCAGCGACCGCAGCGACCGGAACGACCGAGGAGACGACGAGACGTGAGCACCCCCACCCCCACCACCGGTGACCTCGCATGGGTGCTGACCCCGCTGCTGGAGCTGCCCGGAGTCCAGCACGCCGTGGTCGCCACCGGCGACGGCCTCGTCGAGGGCGCCTCGCCCGGCCTGGACCGGGCATCCGGCGAGCGGGTGGCCGCGATGACCGCCACGCTGCACGCCGCGGCCCGCGCGTTCACCACCGCTTTCACCGACGTCGACGCCCCGAGCCTGGCGCAGACGGTCGTCGAGTCGGACCAGGGCTTCGCCATCGTCGTACCGGCCGGGAACAACACCACGCTCGCCCTGTTCGCGGAACCCGGCGCCAAACTCGGCGACATCGCCTACCAGATGCAGGTGCAGGTCACTGCCCTGACCCGGGCGATGAACGCACCCGCCCGCCAACCGGATGCCCCCGCCCGGCCATGACCTCCGGCCCCGGACGCCGTCTGATCCCCGCCTATCTGGTCACCGGCGGCCGGACCCGGCCCGCCGGTCCCGAGCTCGACCGGCTCGCCGTGCTCGTACGCACCGACACGGACCTGCCCCCGGACACCGGCTCGGAACAGCGCAGGCTGTGCGAGCTGCTGGAACCGGGGGCGCTCACCGTCGTCGAATGCGCGGCCCACCTGGACCTGCCGGTCAGCGCCACGGTCTTCCTGGCCACGGACCTCGCGGCCGGCGGACACCTGCACACCCGACCGCCCATCCCCAGCGCCGGGGAGATCGACCGGTCGCTCGTCGAGAGGCTGCTCGTTGGACTCCGCTCCCTCCATTGACCCGACCGGCATCGGCTATCTGCCGCCCGCCGCCCGGACCCTGATGAAGCTCGTCGTCACGGGGCCCTTCGGCGTGGGCAAGACCACCCTGATCCGTACGCTGTCGGAGATCGCCACCCTCCACACCGAAGAGGCGATGACCCAGTCCAGCACCCGGTTCGACGACACTGCGGGACTGCCGGACAAGACCACGACCACCGTCGCCATCGACTTCGGCCGGCTCACCGTCCTCGACGACCTGGTGCTCTATATGTTCGGCACCCCGGGCCAGCAGCGGTTCTTCCCGCTCTGGGACGACATCGCGCGCGGCGCGCTCGGCGCACTCGTCCTGGTCGACACCCGCAGACTCGCCGACTCCTTCGCGGTCATGGACATGGTCGAGGAGCAGGGCCTGCCGTACGCCGTCGCCGTCAACCGTTTCCCCGACGCCCCCGCCCACACCGACGAGGTCCTGCGCAAACACCTCGACCTCGCTCCCGAGACCCCGCTGGTGCAGTGCGACGCCCGGGAACGCCGCGGCAGCATCGACGCGCTGATCGCGCTGGCCGAGCACGTGCTGACCCGAATGCCCCGGCCCGAGGACCCCTCATGACACCGCCCGTACAACCGCCGCAGCCCCTCGCGCTGTACGGCCCGGACTTCGCCGCCGACCCGCAGAGCCACTACCGGAGCCTGCGCGGACATGGCCCCCTCGCCCCCGTCCGGCTCGCCCCGGGCGTCGATGCCCTGCTGGTCACCGACTACCAGGCCGCCGTCGACCTGCTGCGCGACACCCATACCTTCACGAAGGACCCGCGGGCCTGGCAGGCCACCGTGCCCGACGACTCGCCGGTCCTGCCCATGCTCGGCTACCGGCCCACCGCGCTCTTCAGCGACGGCGACGTGCACGCCCGCTACCGCGATGCCATCAACGACGGCCTCGCCCTGATCGAGCCGCACGTCCTGCGGGCCGAGGTCGCCCGGGTCGCCCAGCGGCTCATCGGGGAATTCGCCGTCACCGGCAGCGGCGATCTGATCGCCCAGTACGCCCGACGGCTCCCGGTGCACGTCTTCGTCACCTGGTTCGGCGTCCCGCCGGGTGACAGCGAACGCATCGTCAACGGCATCGCCGGCATGTTCAACTCCGCCGAGGACGCCGCCACCGCGTACACCGATCTCGTCGAGGTCGTCACCGAACTGGTCGCCGACCGGCGTGCCCGGCCACGCCGCGACCTCACCTCATACCTCCTCGCCCATCCCGCCGATCTCGACAACGACGAGACTGTGCGTCAGATCACCCTGATCATGAGCGCGGGCCACGATCCGACGACCAATCTGATCGGCAACGCGCTGCTGCACATGCTCACCGACGCGCGCTACGCCGGCTCGCTGCACGGCGGCGCGATGACGGCACACGAGGCGATCGACGAGGTCCTCTGGCAGGACCCGCCGCTGGCCAATCTCTCGGCCCACTACCCGCGCCACGACACAGAGTTCCACGGCGTCCGGCTGCGCGCCGGACAGTTGCTCCTGGTTTCCTACGCCGCGGCCAACACCCAGTCCCCGCCCGGTCTTTCGGACCCCGGCATCCGCTCCGGGGGCAGCGCCCATCTGGCCTGGTCGGCCGGTCCGCACCGGTGCCCGGCGAAGCAGCCGGCGCTGCTCATCGCGATGACCGCGATCGAGCAGCTGACCAGTCAGCTGTGCGACGCGGAACTGGACATTCCGATCAGCGGACTGAGGTGGCGACAGGGACCCTTCCACCGCGCCCTGGTCCGGCTTCCGGTACGTTTCACCCCCGTCGGCATGACCGCGGAAGCGGACCGGCGTGAAGCCGCCGGGAGCGCGTCGGGCGGGCCGTCGGCGGTGTCGATCAGCCCGTGAACCGTGTCGGTGGTACGCCGAACGGGTGAGGGACGAGAGAATTGCCCGATGAACAGCGAGCGCAGCCGGCGCAACGCCGACCGAAGCACAGACGGGGTGGTCCGGTGAGCAGGTACGACAGGTACGACGTCACGGACGAGCAGTGGGAGGGGCTTGCCCAGGTCGTGCCTCTGCGCAGCCGCAACGAATGGCCGTCCCGGGTGGATCACCGGACGGTCCCCGACGAGAGCGCGGAGACCGAACAGCGGCGCCTCGTCGTGCTGCGGGTCCAGGTCTTCGCGGACGCGCGGGAGGTGGCGGAGTACCTGGTCGCGCAGGTCCCGGTGCTGCTCGACCTGACGGGCGCGGAGACGGATGTGGCCAAGCGCATCCTGGACTTCACCAGCGGAGTCGTCTTCGGGCTCGGCAGCGGAATGCACCGGGTCGACCGGAACGTCTTCCTGCTGTCCCCGATCGGCATGGAGGTCGAGGGGGTCGCTGCGGCGGGCGTACCCGGTTCGTAGAGCGGGCGTACCCGGTTCGTAGGAGGGCCGCGGGAAGGGCGGTGGCCAGGGGTGGCGGCCTGGGGTGGTGTGCCGGTGGGTGGTGTGTCGATGGGCCTACCCCGTTCGTGGGAATGCCGTCCGGTCGGGGTTGCCACGGCGGGCGTAGCCCGATCGTAGGAAGGTCGTTAAGGCGGAACGATTCTCCGCCCCGAAGCCTGCTTACGGTCCGCCCATGACTGCACTCCCCCCGGAAACCACCACCCCTTCGCCACC
This region includes:
- a CDS encoding ATP-binding protein, giving the protein MGWIVAVIAVAAAVAAAVRAQNAARSEHLALARAELAERQSKAAEARTAALTDEIRQLARRRIPATALALSHPTARVPGLREAAEVDGEAARLLTEAVQAARTAVVEERGRVDAAARAAMRGTSAKIQSLLNQSQQLLHELQHEYDDPRILQLDFRNELALRRTQSTAVLCDAWPGLARQNSPLVEIVLGAQSRVAGYERIKVANHLREERLALVARAAEPLAIALAELLANATAYSHPDTDVQVTVQQSGGRGAFLIVDDAGIGMDDDALDRARALLAGPSEVLLTELGDPPQTGFAVVGRLVVQYGFDCHIEASPFGGMRTILRVPAHLLTVLEEDRSLSALAPKPVQAHASSPASAPATPQPAAAPQATGGHFAELPSRRRRSPRPTPARSASAATRDRGAATRDHKEVSRTPEQAEASWAALQQGTLNGRGVAGRPTAPAPADHEDDHEHRSDRSDRNDRGDDET
- a CDS encoding roadblock/LC7 domain-containing protein produces the protein MSTPTPTTGDLAWVLTPLLELPGVQHAVVATGDGLVEGASPGLDRASGERVAAMTATLHAAARAFTTAFTDVDAPSLAQTVVESDQGFAIVVPAGNNTTLALFAEPGAKLGDIAYQMQVQVTALTRAMNAPARQPDAPARP
- a CDS encoding DUF742 domain-containing protein; translated protein: MTSGPGRRLIPAYLVTGGRTRPAGPELDRLAVLVRTDTDLPPDTGSEQRRLCELLEPGALTVVECAAHLDLPVSATVFLATDLAAGGHLHTRPPIPSAGEIDRSLVERLLVGLRSLH
- a CDS encoding GTP-binding protein; the protein is MDSAPSIDPTGIGYLPPAARTLMKLVVTGPFGVGKTTLIRTLSEIATLHTEEAMTQSSTRFDDTAGLPDKTTTTVAIDFGRLTVLDDLVLYMFGTPGQQRFFPLWDDIARGALGALVLVDTRRLADSFAVMDMVEEQGLPYAVAVNRFPDAPAHTDEVLRKHLDLAPETPLVQCDARERRGSIDALIALAEHVLTRMPRPEDPS
- a CDS encoding cytochrome P450 codes for the protein MTPPVQPPQPLALYGPDFAADPQSHYRSLRGHGPLAPVRLAPGVDALLVTDYQAAVDLLRDTHTFTKDPRAWQATVPDDSPVLPMLGYRPTALFSDGDVHARYRDAINDGLALIEPHVLRAEVARVAQRLIGEFAVTGSGDLIAQYARRLPVHVFVTWFGVPPGDSERIVNGIAGMFNSAEDAATAYTDLVEVVTELVADRRARPRRDLTSYLLAHPADLDNDETVRQITLIMSAGHDPTTNLIGNALLHMLTDARYAGSLHGGAMTAHEAIDEVLWQDPPLANLSAHYPRHDTEFHGVRLRAGQLLLVSYAAANTQSPPGLSDPGIRSGGSAHLAWSAGPHRCPAKQPALLIAMTAIEQLTSQLCDAELDIPISGLRWRQGPFHRALVRLPVRFTPVGMTAEADRREAAGSASGGPSAVSISP
- a CDS encoding cell division protein SepF: MSRYDRYDVTDEQWEGLAQVVPLRSRNEWPSRVDHRTVPDESAETEQRRLVVLRVQVFADAREVAEYLVAQVPVLLDLTGAETDVAKRILDFTSGVVFGLGSGMHRVDRNVFLLSPIGMEVEGVAAAGVPGS